In Candidatus Schekmanbacteria bacterium, the DNA window TAGGCATTCTTCAATATTTTCTTCTTCATTAAAGGTAATTACGACAGCGCTTATCTTTTTATTTTTGCCTGTCACTTAACACTTGGCACTAAACATTAAAATGAAAAATCAACTATTCCAGCTTTTTTGCCTCTTCAGGAAGCATAATTGGAATATCGTCTTTGATTTCGTAGAGAAGCTTACAATTGTCGCATATCAAACCGTCTTCCGACTCATTCAAATGAATGTCTCCCTTGCATTGGGGGCATGCAAGAATATCGAGCAATTCTTTGTCTAATGCCATAACAAGCTCCTTTTATAACAATTTCTTTTGATTTGTTTTTTTTATGCTTTCAAGAATCTCCGTTGAGGAATGGTTTTTTTCGTCTCCAACGATTGCAATTCTTCCTCCATAGCTTTTGACTGTTTCTCTTTCAGGCACTGTATCGACTGTATAATCAGTCCCTTTTGCATGCACATCGGGTTTCAAGGCTAAAAGTATGTTTACTACATTAGTTTCCTCGAAATATGTTACAAAGTCAACACACTCTATTGCAGAGATTATTTCCATTCTTTCATTTAAAGGAATTATAGGCCTGCCTTTCCCTTTAAGCGCCTCAGACGAAGAATCGCTGTTGAGGGCGGTAATAAGAATATCGCCTTCTTTTTTTGCGCCCATAAGATATCTTATATGGCCTACATGAAGAATGTCAAAACATCCATTTGAAAGGACTATGGTTTTCCCTTCTGCACGAAGTTTTGACACGATATCCTTCAATTCATCAAGGGTTTTTATCTTTTCTTTAGACATTTTATTTTTGGAGTCGCTTCTACATCCTTGATAGCGGCAAGCAATTCAGCTTTTGTTACTGTTGCGGTGCCGCTTTTCATTACTACAATTCCTCCTGCATAGTTTGAAATCATCATTGCTTCCCTAAAGGTTGCGCCGCTTGCAAGGGCAAGAGTGAAAGCGCTTATTACTGTGTCTCCAGCACCAGTTACATCGGATATCTCATCCTTTCCATAGACATCGATGCTTGTTATTGTGCCATTCTTTTCAAAAAGAGACATCCCGCGCCTTCCTCTTGTGATAAGCAAAGCATCAGGGTTTGTAATGTCAAATAGCGCATTTCCGCATTTTATAAGACTTTCATCGTCGTCTCCAATGGCAATGCCCGTTGTCCGCGATGCCTCGACTTCATTTGGAGTCAGAGCTGTAATATTTTTAAATCTGTTGAATCTGAATCTTGAATCAACTGTGATTATAGTTTCTTTTTTTTCTGCTAAGGAATTGATGTATTCTATCAATCTTTCTGATATAACTCCCAAATTGTAATCAGAAATGATTAGAGCATCCAAATTTGGCAATTCCTTTTTGATTCTTCCAATAAGTTTCGCTTCAATGGAATCGCTGATGAAATATCTGCTTTCCCTATCTATTCTTATTACCTGTTGTTTTGCCGTATGATGCCCTCCGGCAAGTATTCTTGTTTTTCTTGCTGTCGTTCTTTTTTTGTCTTTTAAAAGGTTGCTTGTGTTTATGCCTTTGCTTCGAAATTGTTTGAGAAGAATCTTTCCTGTGTCATCGTCTCCAATTACACCGAAAGGGATAACTTCACAGCCGAGTGCATTTAGATTGTTGCAGGCATTTCCGCATCCTCCGGGAAAGATGTCTCCGTGGTCGTATTTCAAAATTAACACCGGGGCTTC includes these proteins:
- a CDS encoding Trm112 family protein, which gives rise to MALDKELLDILACPQCKGDIHLNESEDGLICDNCKLLYEIKDDIPIMLPEEAKKLE
- a CDS encoding D-glycero-beta-D-manno-heptose 1-phosphate adenylyltransferase — protein: MSKEKIKTLDELKDIVSKLRAEGKTIVLSNGCFDILHVGHIRYLMGAKKEGDILITALNSDSSSEALKGKGRPIIPLNERMEIISAIECVDFVTYFEETNVVNILLALKPDVHAKGTDYTVDTVPERETVKSYGGRIAIVGDEKNHSSTEILESIKKTNQKKLL